The Cryptosporangium phraense genomic interval CCGCTGCACGTCGGCGCGGGCTACGGCGGCGACCCGGACTGGAGCCACGGCACCTGGCACGGCCGGGACTGGTCGCGGTCCGACCGCTACGACATGACCGACCCCGCGGTCGCCGGGCGGATCCCGTGGGGTGTGGTCGACCACGCCGCCCGGGCGACCTGTGACGGCGCGGTCGGCTGGGGCCTGTTCGAGCACGCGAGCGTCGGCCGCCACGACCCGTCGGGCTTCGCCGACTGGAGCGCGGTCTCACCGTGACCTGACGTCCATGCCCTGGTGCGTCACCGCGTAGGGGAAGTACAGCCGGACCGACGTCCGGTTGCCCAGCGTGTGCGTCAGCAGGACGTCCGCGAACTGGCGGGCGACCCACAGACCGAGACCGTCACCCGGACGGATCGGCGGCCGGTAGCCGGCGTCGGCCGGTATCGGCCGGCCGCCGGCGTCGTCGGCCTGGACGACGAGCATCTTGTCGTGGTGCCAGGCGCGGACCCGGACCGGGGCCGCGCCGTGGCAGAGGCCGTTGGTGACGATCTCGTTCGTGGCCGAGGTGATCTGCTCGGCGGCCAGCCCGGCGAAGCCCTGCGCCACCGCCCAGGAACCGATCGCGAACCGGCAGGCGGGCAGGTCGTCCAGGGTGTTGACGACCAGGTCCTGGTCGGTGGTGGGCGGGATCGGCGGCATCGTGACGTACGCGCGGCCGCCGAGGTACTCGGCGGTCGGCACGAACCGCTGGTTCGGCAGCCGGCCGTGCCGGGTCAGCTCGTGGTCGTGGATGGCCCGGACGTTCTCGATCACCAGCGTCGGGTGCCGGCGGCTGTCCCACAGGCAGGTCACCGGGCAGCCGTAGGGCGCGTAGGCGTCGTTGCACATCGCCTCGTAGCTCAGGTAGGCCGCGACCCGGTCGACCGGCGAGTCCAGATCGGTCGCCACGTCCGGCTCGGCGATGATGTGGACGGTCCGGCCGGCCGCGTACTGCTCCTGCAGGTACCGCCGGAAGCCGGAGAACGCGAAGCCGAGTCGCTGGTAGAACGCGCCCGGCTCGCCCCACTCGATCGCCGACGCGACCGGGCCGAGCACGGCGCGCAGCGTCCGCTCGGTGTCCGGGTTGACGACGACCAGCACGTTGTCGCGCGCGGCGGCGTGCCGGCGCAGCACCGGCGCCAGCAGCGTCTCGACCGTCTCGTCGTCGTCGATGATCAGCGCGGCGTGCTGGAAACCGCGGGTCTGGTGCTGGACGTCCGCGGTCATCGCTCCGCCCCCCGGACGAATCGCAGGCCGGGGACGTCCCGGCAGTCGCAGAGTTCGAGGATCCGCCAGACCGGAGGCGAGCAGTGCACGTCCACGACGACCCCTTCCGCGCAGGCGATCGGGCCCAGCGTCAGCAGCACCCGCAACCCGGCCGCGCTGAAGAACGTGACGTTCGCCAGGTCGAGCGTGGCCACCGGCTGGGCGTAGAGACGCTCGCCCAGAGCCGAGGCGTTCGCCTCGTCGATCTCGCCGGCCACCACGAACCGATCTCCGGTCGTGCGCAGCGCGCAGCGGAGGAGGCTTTCCGGCCGCCCCGTGTGCATAGGTACCACCACCGGTAGGAGAGACGAGGTCTGGTACCCGGAACCGACGCTAGCTTGCCAGGACTGAGCGTGTCGTGCACGTCC includes:
- a CDS encoding sensor histidine kinase, yielding MTADVQHQTRGFQHAALIIDDDETVETLLAPVLRRHAAARDNVLVVVNPDTERTLRAVLGPVASAIEWGEPGAFYQRLGFAFSGFRRYLQEQYAAGRTVHIIAEPDVATDLDSPVDRVAAYLSYEAMCNDAYAPYGCPVTCLWDSRRHPTLVIENVRAIHDHELTRHGRLPNQRFVPTAEYLGGRAYVTMPPIPPTTDQDLVVNTLDDLPACRFAIGSWAVAQGFAGLAAEQITSATNEIVTNGLCHGAAPVRVRAWHHDKMLVVQADDAGGRPIPADAGYRPPIRPGDGLGLWVARQFADVLLTHTLGNRTSVRLYFPYAVTHQGMDVRSR
- a CDS encoding STAS domain-containing protein, yielding MHTGRPESLLRCALRTTGDRFVVAGEIDEANASALGERLYAQPVATLDLANVTFFSAAGLRVLLTLGPIACAEGVVVDVHCSPPVWRILELCDCRDVPGLRFVRGAER